One Defluviimonas sp. SAOS-178_SWC DNA window includes the following coding sequences:
- the glnA gene encoding type I glutamate--ammonia ligase, which translates to MSAKDVLKLIKDEEVEYVDVRFTDPRGKLQHVTLIVDIIDEDFFEEGFMFDGSSIAGWKSIDQSDMKLIPDTSSVYIDPFYAEKTLCVHCNVVEPDTGEPYSRDPRGTAAKAEAYLKASGIGDTSYFGPEAEFFIFDDVRYSVKMNKVSFEVDAVDAAWNSDTEYEMGNSGHRPGVKGGYFPVNPTDAAQDLRGEMLSTMKRMGMKVDKHHHEVASCQHELGMIFGGLVEQADNIQKYKYVIHNVAHAYGKSVTFMPKPIKGDNGTGMHVNMSIWKGGKPLFAGDKYADLSQEALYFIGGILKHAKALNAITNPSTNSYKRLIPGFEAPVLRAYSARNRSGCVRIPWTESPKAKRVEARFPDPSANPYLAFAALLMAGLDGIKNKIDPGPASDKDLYDLPPEELAEIPTVCGSLREALEALEADHDFLLAGDVFTKDQLEGYMALKWEEVYAYEHTPHPIEYQLYYSC; encoded by the coding sequence ATGAGCGCCAAGGACGTTCTCAAGCTGATCAAGGACGAGGAGGTCGAATATGTCGACGTCCGCTTCACCGATCCGCGCGGCAAGCTGCAGCACGTGACGCTGATCGTCGACATCATCGACGAGGATTTCTTCGAGGAAGGCTTCATGTTCGACGGCTCGTCGATCGCCGGCTGGAAGTCGATCGACCAGTCCGACATGAAGCTGATCCCGGACACGTCCTCGGTCTATATCGACCCGTTCTACGCGGAAAAGACCCTCTGCGTGCACTGCAATGTGGTCGAGCCGGATACCGGCGAACCCTATAGCCGCGACCCGCGCGGCACGGCGGCCAAGGCCGAGGCCTACCTCAAGGCGTCCGGGATCGGCGATACCTCCTATTTCGGGCCCGAGGCCGAGTTCTTCATCTTCGACGACGTCCGCTACTCGGTGAAGATGAACAAGGTCTCGTTCGAGGTCGACGCGGTTGACGCGGCGTGGAACAGCGACACCGAATACGAGATGGGCAACTCCGGCCACCGTCCGGGCGTGAAGGGCGGCTACTTCCCGGTCAACCCGACCGACGCGGCGCAGGACCTGCGCGGCGAGATGCTCTCGACCATGAAGCGGATGGGCATGAAGGTCGACAAGCATCACCACGAAGTCGCCTCGTGCCAGCACGAGCTTGGCATGATCTTCGGCGGTCTCGTCGAGCAGGCCGACAACATCCAGAAGTACAAGTACGTGATCCACAACGTGGCCCACGCCTATGGCAAGTCGGTGACCTTCATGCCGAAGCCGATCAAGGGCGACAACGGCACCGGCATGCACGTCAACATGTCGATCTGGAAAGGCGGCAAGCCCTTATTCGCCGGCGACAAATATGCCGATCTCAGCCAGGAAGCGCTTTATTTCATCGGCGGCATCCTCAAGCACGCCAAGGCGCTGAACGCGATCACCAACCCCTCGACGAACTCCTACAAGCGCCTGATCCCGGGCTTCGAAGCGCCGGTTCTGCGCGCCTACTCCGCCCGCAACCGCTCGGGCTGTGTGCGGATCCCGTGGACCGAAAGCCCGAAGGCCAAGCGCGTCGAGGCCCGCTTCCCCGACCCGTCGGCGAACCCGTACCTCGCCTTCGCCGCGCTTTTGATGGCCGGCCTCGACGGCATCAAGAACAAGATCGATCCGGGCCCCGCTTCGGACAAGGATCTTTACGACCTGCCGCCGGAGGAACTGGCCGAAATCCCGACCGTCTGCGGCTCGCTGCGCGAGGCGCTGGAGGCTCTGGAAGCCGACCACGACTTCCTTCTGGCGGGCGACGTCTTCACCAAGGACCAGCTCGAAGGCTACATGGCGCTGAAGTGGGAAGAGGTCTACGCCTACGAGCACACGCCGCACCCGATCGAGTATCAGCTCTATTACAGCTGCTGA
- a CDS encoding P-II family nitrogen regulator: MKKIEAIIKPFKLDEVKEALQEVGVQGLSVIEVKGFGRQKGHTELYRGAEYVVDFLPKVKIEVVLSDDMVEEAIEAIVSAARTDKIGDGKIFVSPVEQVIRIRTGETGEDAI; encoded by the coding sequence ATGAAGAAGATCGAAGCCATCATCAAGCCCTTCAAGCTCGACGAGGTGAAGGAGGCCCTTCAGGAGGTCGGCGTACAGGGCCTCTCGGTCATCGAGGTCAAGGGCTTCGGCCGCCAGAAGGGCCATACCGAGCTTTATCGCGGCGCCGAATATGTCGTCGATTTCCTCCCCAAGGTGAAGATCGAGGTCGTGCTGTCCGACGACATGGTCGAGGAGGCGATCGAGGCCATCGTCTCGGCCGCGCGCACCGACAAGATCGGCGATGGCAAGATCTTCGTCTCGCCTGTCGAGCAGGTCATCCGCATCCGCACCGGCGAGACCGGCGAGGACGCGATCTGA
- a CDS encoding NAD(P)H-hydrate epimerase — protein sequence MTELLTAAQMRAIEEAAIASGEVTGLELMERAGRGVVEAIFEEWPELAKTSHRAVVLCGPGNNGGDGFVVARLLKEWGWEVEVFLYGDPEKLPPDARVNYERWCRFGEVKALTEKAFRARHPVHGNAFADLYIDAIFGTGLTRPPEGDLGSLLRHLGGFGGDSYPRLVAVDAPSGLCLDSGKMLIGGWARPRAALTVTFDSPKVGHFVADGPECCGRIRITDIGVRRWRELQPTPTGNPRHMVTRPPRQRLVCCEKLVEDRRNGMLLSFAIYPKRHAHKYTHGHALILSGGAGRGGAARLAARGALRIGAGLVTVGCPPEALTENAARLDAVMLRPVADAEALAEALEDPRINALCLGPGLGTGEREVALVAAALGAKDQRTAPDPGGARSALLGGGSGVARRAAGRSLVLDADALTILSREPDLLGALHERCILTPHAGEFARLFPDIAEKLTAPATKGPAYSKVDATREAAKRAGCVVLYKGPDTVIADPSGRCAINSAHYDRAAPWLATAGSGDVLAGFIAGLLARGFAPMQAAETAAWLHVECALKFGPGLIAEDLPEQLPAVFRDLGL from the coding sequence ATGACCGAACTCCTCACCGCGGCCCAGATGCGCGCCATCGAAGAGGCCGCGATCGCCTCAGGCGAGGTCACCGGCCTCGAACTGATGGAACGCGCCGGGCGCGGCGTGGTCGAGGCGATCTTCGAGGAATGGCCGGAGCTGGCGAAGACCTCCCACCGGGCGGTAGTGCTCTGCGGTCCCGGCAACAACGGCGGCGACGGGTTCGTGGTGGCGCGGCTCCTGAAGGAGTGGGGCTGGGAGGTGGAGGTGTTCCTCTACGGCGACCCCGAAAAACTGCCGCCGGATGCGCGGGTGAACTATGAGCGGTGGTGTAGGTTTGGGGAGGTGAAAGCCCTTACTGAAAAGGCATTCCGGGCGCGCCATCCGGTACACGGCAATGCCTTTGCAGACCTCTATATCGATGCGATCTTCGGGACCGGCCTGACCCGTCCGCCAGAGGGTGACCTGGGAAGTCTGCTGCGGCATCTCGGCGGCTTCGGTGGGGACAGTTACCCAAGGCTTGTCGCCGTCGATGCGCCTTCTGGACTGTGCCTCGACAGCGGAAAGATGCTGATTGGTGGTTGGGCACGACCTCGCGCCGCGCTGACCGTTACATTTGACAGCCCCAAGGTCGGACACTTTGTTGCCGACGGTCCCGAGTGCTGCGGGCGCATACGTATCACGGACATCGGCGTGCGCCGCTGGCGCGAGCTTCAGCCCACACCGACAGGCAATCCACGCCATATGGTGACTCGACCGCCGCGCCAACGGCTTGTCTGCTGCGAGAAGCTAGTGGAGGACCGGCGGAACGGGATGCTCTTATCCTTCGCTATCTATCCGAAGCGCCATGCCCACAAGTACACCCATGGCCATGCCCTGATCCTCTCCGGCGGCGCGGGGCGCGGCGGCGCTGCCCGTCTCGCCGCGCGGGGGGCGCTCCGGATCGGGGCGGGGCTCGTCACTGTGGGTTGCCCGCCCGAGGCGCTGACGGAGAATGCCGCGCGGCTTGATGCGGTGATGCTGCGGCCGGTGGCGGATGCGGAGGCATTAGCGGAGGCGCTGGAGGATCCCCGGATCAATGCGCTTTGCCTCGGGCCGGGGCTCGGGACCGGGGAGCGCGAGGTGGCGCTGGTCGCGGCGGCGCTGGGTGCAAAAGACCAACGGACGGCGCCCGACCCCGGGGGGGCGAGAAGCGCCCTCCTGGGGGGAGGGTCGGGCGTTGCCCGGCGTGCGGCCGGGCGGTCCCTCGTCCTCGACGCCGACGCGCTGACGATCCTTTCCCGCGAGCCTGACCTCTTAGGGGCACTCCACGAAAGATGTATCCTGACGCCCCACGCCGGCGAATTCGCGCGCCTCTTTCCCGACATCGCGGAGAAACTCACCGCCCCGGCCACGAAAGGCCCCGCCTATTCCAAGGTGGACGCGACCCGCGAGGCAGCGAAACGGGCGGGCTGCGTGGTCCTCTACAAAGGGCCGGATACGGTGATCGCCGACCCCTCGGGCCGCTGCGCGATCAACTCCGCCCATTACGACCGGGCCGCCCCGTGGCTGGCGACCGCAGGCTCAGGCGACGTTCTCGCGGGCTTCATCGCGGGGCTTCTCGCGCGCGGCTTCGCGCCGATGCAGGCGGCCGAAACCGCCGCCTGGCTCCATGTCGAATGCGCCCTGAAATTCGGCCCCGGCCTCATCGCGGAGGACTTGCCCGAGCAATTGCCCGCGGTCTTCCGCGATCTCGGCCTCTGA
- a CDS encoding Hint domain-containing protein, translated as MSYATKGHVIGQDCSDTRQTTKVRGIAAGTVILTLDGALPVEFLNPGDRIITREGMRVVREVRVSRYSGAAIRVSAGALGHDRPEQDLVLPEETPILIRDWRAEALFGTAQALVPIARIADGEFIAPASVLSMRLYDLRFDTPQVVYAEGLELACEAVEVADAKIAAE; from the coding sequence ATGTCCTACGCGACGAAGGGGCATGTGATCGGGCAGGATTGCTCCGACACGCGCCAGACGACAAAGGTCCGCGGCATCGCGGCCGGAACGGTCATCCTGACACTCGACGGCGCCTTGCCGGTGGAATTCCTGAACCCCGGCGACCGCATCATCACCCGCGAGGGGATGCGCGTCGTGCGCGAGGTGCGCGTCAGCCGCTATTCCGGCGCCGCGATCCGCGTCAGCGCCGGCGCGCTCGGCCATGACCGGCCCGAGCAAGACCTTGTCCTGCCGGAAGAAACTCCGATCCTGATCCGCGACTGGCGGGCCGAGGCGCTCTTCGGAACGGCGCAGGCGCTGGTGCCGATCGCACGGATCGCCGACGGCGAATTCATCGCGCCGGCATCGGTTCTCTCGATGCGGCTTTACGACCTCCGGTTCGACACGCCGCAGGTGGTTTATGCCGAAGGGCTGGAACTGGCCTGCGAGGCGGTCGAGGTCGCAGACGCGAAGATCGCCGCCGAATAG
- the tig gene encoding trigger factor: protein MQVTETLKDGLKRSYTITVPAADLDAKVNEKLVEAQPEVEMKGFRKGKVPMAILRKQFAERLLGDAMQDAIDGAMKKHFDETGDRPALQPKVEMQGGETWKKGDDVIVEMSYEALPEIPEVDLSKLKLEKLVVKAEDAAVTEALENLAKSAKNFTDRKKGSKAKDGDQVVIDFVGKIDGEAFEGGAGEDYPLELGSGSFIPGFEEQLVGAKAGDEVAVTVSFPAEYGAKHLAGKEAVFDCTVKAVKEPKAAEIDDELAKQFGAESLDALKGQISERLEAEYAGAARQVMKRALLDELDKLVKFDLPPSLVEAEAGQIAHQLWHDENPDHHGHDHPEITPTDDHKSLAERRVRLGLLLAEIGRKEKVEVSDAEMTQAVMMQARQYPGQERAFFEFVQKNPQMQQQLRAPIFEDKVVDLVVAGAKVTEKDVSKDKLQKAVEALDEI from the coding sequence ATGCAGGTCACCGAGACCCTGAAAGACGGCCTGAAGCGCAGCTACACGATCACCGTGCCGGCCGCCGATCTGGACGCGAAAGTGAACGAAAAGCTCGTCGAGGCGCAGCCGGAAGTCGAGATGAAGGGCTTCCGCAAGGGCAAGGTGCCAATGGCGATCCTGCGCAAGCAGTTCGCCGAGCGCCTCCTGGGCGATGCGATGCAGGACGCGATCGACGGCGCGATGAAGAAGCACTTCGATGAGACGGGCGATCGTCCGGCGCTGCAGCCGAAGGTCGAGATGCAGGGCGGCGAGACCTGGAAGAAGGGCGACGACGTGATCGTCGAGATGTCCTACGAAGCGCTGCCGGAGATCCCGGAGGTCGACCTGTCCAAGCTCAAGCTCGAAAAGCTCGTGGTGAAGGCCGAGGACGCGGCCGTGACCGAGGCGCTCGAGAACCTCGCGAAGTCGGCGAAGAACTTCACCGACCGCAAGAAGGGTTCCAAGGCCAAGGACGGCGACCAGGTCGTGATCGACTTCGTCGGCAAGATCGACGGCGAGGCGTTCGAGGGCGGCGCGGGCGAGGATTACCCGCTGGAACTCGGCTCGGGCTCGTTCATTCCCGGTTTCGAGGAGCAACTGGTCGGCGCCAAGGCCGGCGACGAGGTTGCGGTGACGGTGTCCTTCCCGGCGGAATATGGCGCCAAGCATCTTGCCGGCAAGGAAGCGGTCTTCGACTGCACGGTGAAGGCCGTGAAGGAGCCAAAGGCGGCCGAGATCGACGACGAGCTTGCCAAGCAGTTCGGGGCCGAAAGCCTCGACGCCCTCAAGGGCCAGATCAGCGAGCGGCTTGAGGCCGAATATGCCGGTGCCGCGCGTCAGGTGATGAAGCGCGCCCTTCTGGACGAGCTGGACAAGCTTGTGAAGTTCGATCTTCCGCCGAGCCTCGTCGAGGCGGAAGCCGGCCAGATCGCCCACCAGCTCTGGCATGACGAGAATCCCGACCACCACGGCCACGACCACCCGGAGATCACGCCGACGGACGACCACAAGTCGCTCGCCGAGCGCCGGGTCCGGCTGGGTCTTCTCCTGGCCGAGATCGGCCGCAAGGAGAAGGTCGAGGTCTCCGACGCCGAGATGACCCAGGCCGTCATGATGCAGGCGCGGCAGTATCCCGGGCAGGAGCGGGCGTTCTTCGAGTTCGTTCAGAAGAACCCGCAGATGCAGCAGCAGCTTCGTGCGCCGATTTTCGAGGACAAGGTCGTGGACCTCGTCGTCGCCGGCGCCAAGGTGACGGAGAAGGACGTGTCGAAGGACAAGCTTCAGAAGGCCGTCGAAGCGCTCGACGAGATCTGA
- a CDS encoding class I SAM-dependent methyltransferase, producing MELAAVKTSYRYWAPIYDYTFGRITRAGRYRTVDYINRRDGRVLEIGVGTGLSLNRYADHLEVTGIDVSTDMLEKARQKVADQNLTQVVRISEMDARALAFPDGHFDTVVAMHVISVVPEPEKVMAEMARVCKPDGEVVIVGHFARDRGFLAALERVVAPLADFIGWHSDFAVERILGVPTLTLTAARPIALFGIFSFLVLRKT from the coding sequence TTGGAACTCGCCGCCGTCAAGACCTCCTACCGCTACTGGGCACCCATCTATGACTACACGTTCGGGCGCATCACGCGCGCCGGGCGGTACCGGACGGTCGATTACATCAACCGTCGCGACGGCCGGGTCCTGGAAATTGGCGTCGGGACCGGGCTGTCGCTCAATCGCTACGCGGACCATCTTGAGGTCACCGGCATCGACGTGTCGACCGACATGCTGGAAAAGGCCCGCCAGAAGGTTGCCGACCAGAACCTCACCCAAGTGGTCCGCATCAGCGAGATGGACGCGCGCGCTCTGGCCTTTCCGGACGGGCATTTCGATACCGTGGTGGCCATGCACGTGATCTCGGTCGTGCCTGAACCGGAAAAGGTGATGGCCGAAATGGCGCGTGTCTGCAAACCGGACGGCGAGGTCGTGATCGTCGGGCATTTCGCCCGCGACCGCGGCTTTCTCGCGGCGCTGGAGCGGGTGGTCGCGCCCCTGGCGGATTTTATCGGCTGGCATTCCGACTTCGCGGTGGAACGGATTCTCGGCGTCCCGACGCTGACACTGACGGCGGCACGACCGATCGCCCTGTTCGGGATCTTTTCCTTCCTCGTGCTGCGAAAGACGTAG
- the pssA gene encoding CDP-diacylglycerol--serine O-phosphatidyltransferase — MAQRPPNEPQSEGEGDSLPFLTLVPNMVTTLGLCAGLTAIRSVMAGQFLVAVWLILFSAVIDGLDGLIARRLGATSDFGAQLDSLSDFLNFGVAPGFLIYQMAFAPQEKAGGWIFVLVYIICCCMRLARFNVALTRAATNGETKSPKHFTGVPAPAGALMALLPVFVSFETGVTLSHHPVAVEIYIGIVGLLMVSRLPTFSPKSIRVPRERAAWIMVALALFIGTMLAEVWKSLIAIILVYAVSLLHSAVMVLIGRRR, encoded by the coding sequence ATGGCGCAGCGCCCCCCGAACGAGCCGCAGTCCGAGGGCGAAGGCGACAGCCTTCCCTTCCTCACGCTCGTGCCGAACATGGTCACAACGCTCGGCCTTTGCGCCGGGCTCACGGCGATCCGGTCGGTCATGGCCGGTCAGTTCCTCGTCGCGGTCTGGCTGATCCTCTTCTCGGCGGTCATCGACGGGCTCGACGGGCTCATCGCGCGGCGGCTCGGCGCCACCAGCGACTTCGGCGCGCAGCTCGACTCCCTCTCGGATTTCCTGAACTTCGGCGTGGCGCCCGGCTTTCTCATCTACCAGATGGCCTTCGCGCCGCAGGAAAAGGCGGGCGGCTGGATCTTCGTTCTCGTCTACATCATCTGCTGCTGCATGCGCCTTGCGCGCTTCAACGTGGCCCTGACACGCGCGGCGACAAATGGAGAGACCAAGTCGCCCAAGCATTTCACCGGCGTGCCGGCCCCGGCCGGCGCCCTGATGGCACTCCTGCCCGTCTTCGTCTCTTTCGAGACGGGCGTGACCCTTTCCCACCATCCGGTCGCGGTGGAAATCTACATCGGAATCGTCGGTCTCCTGATGGTCAGCCGCCTGCCGACCTTTTCGCCGAAATCCATCCGCGTCCCGCGCGAAAGGGCCGCGTGGATCATGGTGGCGCTCGCGCTCTTCATCGGCACCATGCTGGCCGAGGTCTGGAAGTCGCTGATCGCGATCATTCTCGTCTATGCCGTATCGCTGTTGCATTCGGCGGTCATGGTTCTTATCGGCCGCCGCCGCTGA
- a CDS encoding phosphatidylserine decarboxylase: MSMLSTFIKPMHREGYRFVAIFAAVTLILFLICQPLGWIGVGLTVWCYYFFRDPERVTPVREGLIVSPADGIVQMIGQYAPPEELGLGSEPMTRVAVFMNVFNCHVNRAPIAGRVEKIAYRPGKFLNASLDKASVDNERNGLAIRMEDGRAIGVVQIAGLVARRIVCEVAEGQAVQTGQRFGMIRFGSRLDVYLPDGVAPLVAVGQSTIAGETVLADLASPEPARAGAVR; encoded by the coding sequence ATGTCCATGCTTTCGACCTTCATCAAGCCGATGCATCGCGAGGGCTATCGCTTCGTCGCGATCTTCGCCGCTGTTACGCTCATCCTGTTCCTGATCTGCCAGCCGCTCGGCTGGATCGGTGTCGGCCTCACCGTCTGGTGCTACTACTTCTTTCGCGACCCCGAACGCGTGACACCAGTGCGCGAAGGACTCATCGTGTCGCCTGCCGACGGCATCGTGCAGATGATCGGCCAATATGCCCCGCCGGAGGAGCTTGGCCTCGGCTCCGAGCCGATGACGCGCGTCGCGGTTTTCATGAACGTGTTCAACTGCCATGTAAACCGCGCGCCCATCGCCGGCCGCGTGGAAAAGATCGCCTACCGGCCGGGCAAGTTCCTCAACGCCTCGCTCGACAAGGCGAGCGTCGATAACGAACGCAACGGCCTTGCCATCCGCATGGAGGACGGCCGCGCCATCGGCGTGGTGCAGATCGCCGGCCTCGTTGCCCGCCGCATCGTCTGCGAGGTGGCCGAGGGACAGGCCGTCCAGACCGGCCAGCGCTTCGGCATGATCCGCTTCGGCTCCCGCCTCGACGTCTATCTGCCCGACGGCGTGGCGCCGCTTGTGGCCGTGGGCCAGTCGACCATCGCTGGCGAAACCGTCCTCGCGGACCTGGCCTCCCCGGAGCCCGCCCGCGCGGGCGCAGTGCGGTGA
- the rplI gene encoding 50S ribosomal protein L9, protein MQVILLERVAKLGQMGEVVKVKDGYARNFLLPQGKALRASEDNIKSFEGRKAQLEAQNLETRKEAEAVSAKLDGQTFIVIRSASDAGALYGSVTPRDAADAAAAEGFTVDRKQIVLTRPIKDLGLHAVEVVLHPEVSATINLNVARSAEEAQLQASGKSIQELAAEAEAEANFEIAELFDEIGAANEGGEDL, encoded by the coding sequence ATGCAAGTCATCCTTCTCGAACGCGTGGCCAAGCTCGGCCAGATGGGCGAAGTCGTCAAAGTCAAAGACGGCTACGCGCGCAACTTCCTCTTGCCGCAGGGCAAGGCGCTGCGCGCCTCTGAGGACAACATCAAGTCCTTCGAAGGCCGCAAGGCGCAGCTTGAAGCGCAGAACCTCGAGACCCGGAAAGAGGCCGAAGCTGTTTCCGCCAAGCTCGACGGCCAGACCTTCATCGTGATTCGCTCCGCCTCCGACGCCGGCGCGCTTTACGGGTCGGTCACGCCCCGCGATGCGGCCGATGCCGCTGCGGCCGAAGGCTTCACCGTCGACCGCAAGCAGATCGTGCTGACCCGCCCGATCAAGGATCTCGGCCTCCATGCGGTCGAAGTCGTGCTGCACCCGGAAGTCTCCGCGACGATCAACCTGAACGTCGCCCGCTCCGCCGAGGAAGCCCAACTCCAGGCCTCGGGCAAGTCGATCCAGGAACTGGCCGCCGAAGCCGAAGCCGAGGCGAACTTCGAGATCGCCGAGCTTTTCGACGAGATCGGCGCGGCCAACGAGGGCGGCGAAGACCTCTGA
- the rpsR gene encoding 30S ribosomal protein S18 has protein sequence MANKPFFRRRKVCPFSGDNAPKIDYKDVRLLQRYISERGKIVPARITAVSAKKQRELARAIKRARFLALLPYAVK, from the coding sequence ATGGCGAACAAACCGTTTTTCCGCCGCCGCAAGGTCTGCCCCTTCTCGGGCGATAACGCGCCGAAGATCGACTACAAGGACGTCCGTCTTCTCCAGCGCTACATCTCCGAGCGCGGCAAGATCGTGCCCGCCCGCATCACCGCCGTTTCGGCGAAGAAGCAGCGTGAACTCGCGCGCGCCATCAAGCGCGCCCGCTTCCTCGCCCTGCTGCCCTATGCCGTGAAGTAA
- the rpsF gene encoding 30S ribosomal protein S6 has product MPLYEHVLIARQDLSNAQAEGLIEHFGTVLADNGGKVVDSEYWGVKTMAYKINKNRKGHYAYLRTDAPSAAVLEMERLARLHDDVMRVMSIKVDAHEEGPSVQMQKRDERGDRGDRRDRGDRR; this is encoded by the coding sequence ATGCCGCTTTACGAGCATGTCCTCATCGCGCGCCAGGACCTTTCCAACGCGCAGGCCGAAGGGCTCATCGAACATTTTGGCACCGTCCTCGCGGATAACGGCGGCAAGGTCGTCGACAGCGAGTACTGGGGCGTCAAGACGATGGCCTACAAGATCAACAAGAACCGCAAGGGCCACTACGCCTATCTGCGCACCGACGCGCCCTCGGCCGCGGTGCTGGAGATGGAGCGCCTCGCCCGTCTGCACGACGACGTGATGCGTGTGATGTCGATCAAGGTCGACGCGCACGAGGAAGGCCCGTCGGTCCAGATGCAGAAGCGCGATGAGCGCGGCGACCGTGGCGACCGCCGCGATCGCGGCGACCGTCGCTGA
- a CDS encoding cytochrome b gives MTATPSSRHGYDRVARSVHWLTALAVVAAIGIGLTMIRLPGTTEDEVARVFRAYSLHKTIGLAVLGLAVLRVAWTLRHPGPGPLHPERRVETCAARLVHFTLVGGLLVLPISGLLRHSASPGFAPILWPFGQALPFVPADERLALVFASVHEVGGWLLFAALGLHILGVAKHQILDRDATLRRMLTGAGPAVAPAGRGRTAPLAAAGLWAAALLAGYLLAPAPEPDPFDALGPAGEIEVPAPPAD, from the coding sequence ATGACCGCCACCCCCTCCAGCCGCCACGGCTACGACCGCGTGGCGCGTTCCGTTCACTGGCTGACAGCATTGGCGGTAGTCGCCGCCATCGGTATCGGCCTCACGATGATCCGGCTTCCCGGAACGACCGAGGACGAGGTGGCGCGCGTCTTCCGCGCCTACTCCCTCCACAAGACGATCGGCCTTGCCGTCCTCGGGCTGGCGGTCCTCCGGGTCGCCTGGACGCTCCGCCATCCCGGCCCCGGCCCGCTCCATCCGGAAAGGCGGGTCGAAACCTGTGCCGCACGGCTTGTTCACTTCACGCTTGTCGGGGGATTGCTCGTATTGCCGATCTCCGGCCTCCTGCGCCATTCGGCATCCCCCGGCTTCGCGCCGATCCTCTGGCCTTTCGGACAGGCGCTGCCGTTCGTTCCGGCCGACGAACGGCTCGCGCTCGTCTTCGCCTCGGTCCACGAGGTCGGCGGCTGGCTTCTCTTCGCCGCCCTCGGCCTTCACATCCTCGGCGTGGCGAAGCACCAGATCCTCGACCGCGACGCGACCCTTCGCCGGATGCTGACGGGCGCCGGCCCCGCCGTCGCGCCTGCCGGGCGGGGCAGAACGGCGCCGCTTGCCGCAGCCGGCCTTTGGGCCGCGGCCCTCCTCGCCGGCTATCTCCTCGCGCCCGCCCCCGAGCCCGACCCGTTCGATGCCCTCGGACCGGCGGGCGAAATAGAAGTTCCGGCCCCGCCTGCCGACTGA
- the fabD gene encoding ACP S-malonyltransferase produces MTRAFVFPGQGAQVIGMGRALADAYPASKAVFEEVDAALGEKLSALIWEGEQDVLTLTENAQPALMATSIAVCRALEAEGVGVDKAAYVAGHSLGEYSALCAAGALSLADAARLLRLRGRAMQAAVPVGVGAMAALLGLDFATASEVAAEAAEGEVCQAANDNDPAQVVVSGHKGAVERALEIAKARGAKRAVLLPVSAPFHCALMEPAARAMAEALDDVTISEPSLPLVANVTARPVTDPALIRSLLVDQVTGSVRWRESVEWMAANGVTEFWEIGAGKALSGMIRRIAKEAECRAVGTPEDIAAAKG; encoded by the coding sequence ATGACGCGCGCATTCGTATTTCCCGGGCAGGGAGCGCAGGTGATCGGCATGGGCCGGGCGCTGGCCGACGCCTATCCCGCGTCGAAGGCGGTGTTCGAGGAGGTCGACGCGGCGCTTGGCGAAAAGCTGTCGGCGCTGATCTGGGAAGGCGAGCAGGACGTGCTGACGCTGACCGAGAACGCCCAGCCGGCGCTGATGGCGACCTCGATCGCGGTCTGCCGGGCGCTGGAGGCCGAGGGGGTCGGCGTCGACAAGGCCGCCTATGTCGCAGGACATTCGCTGGGCGAGTATTCCGCGCTGTGCGCCGCAGGGGCATTGAGCCTTGCCGACGCGGCGCGGCTCTTGCGGTTGCGCGGGCGCGCGATGCAGGCCGCGGTGCCGGTGGGCGTGGGCGCGATGGCGGCGCTTCTCGGGCTCGATTTCGCGACGGCCTCCGAGGTGGCGGCGGAAGCGGCAGAGGGCGAGGTCTGTCAGGCGGCGAACGACAACGATCCCGCGCAGGTCGTCGTGTCGGGCCACAAGGGGGCCGTCGAGCGGGCGCTGGAGATCGCCAAGGCGCGGGGCGCCAAGCGCGCGGTCCTGCTGCCGGTCTCCGCCCCGTTCCATTGCGCGTTGATGGAGCCGGCGGCGCGGGCGATGGCCGAAGCGCTGGACGATGTCACGATTTCCGAGCCGTCGCTGCCGCTCGTCGCCAATGTGACGGCCCGGCCCGTTACCGATCCCGCCCTGATCCGGTCGCTGTTGGTCGACCAGGTCACGGGCTCCGTCCGCTGGCGGGAATCGGTCGAATGGATGGCCGCGAACGGCGTGACGGAGTTCTGGGAGATCGGTGCGGGCAAGGCGCTGTCCGGGATGATCCGCCGCATCGCGAAGGAGGCCGAGTGCCGCGCGGTCGGCACGCCCGAGGATATCGCTGCGGCGAAGGGATGA